In one Thermanaerovibrio velox DSM 12556 genomic region, the following are encoded:
- a CDS encoding NAD(P)/FAD-dependent oxidoreductase has protein sequence MMSTDILVVGGGAAGLSAAAEAASYGAKVLVLESDLQLGGQLIKQTHKFFGSKDEYAGTRGYKIADILLEEIRSVGDRVQVETNVTVTGYYPEDGTITAMRGEEEYFRVSAKKVIVATGAQERLIPFPNNDLPGVYGAGAVQTLMNVYGVVPGKRVLMVGAGNIGLIVSYQLMQAGVEVAAVVEAMPKVGGYWVHAAKIRRLGVPIYLRHSIKEALGKEVVEGAIIQEVDDRCSGIGNEKKIDCDIICMAVGLSPTVELCWQAGCKMKYVPHLCGYVPLRDRTMRTSHRDIWVAGDASGIEEASAAMVEGRIAGLSAAMSLGLPCNVEKMDEYWARLGHLRAGEVGEKIRAGISQVMVDGWEE, from the coding sequence ATGATGAGCACGGACATTTTGGTGGTTGGCGGAGGGGCGGCCGGTTTGTCCGCCGCCGCTGAAGCCGCTTCCTATGGGGCTAAAGTCCTTGTGTTGGAGAGCGACCTGCAGCTTGGTGGGCAGCTGATAAAGCAGACCCATAAGTTCTTTGGTAGCAAGGATGAGTATGCTGGCACAAGGGGCTACAAGATAGCAGACATCCTCCTTGAGGAGATCCGATCCGTCGGAGACCGGGTTCAAGTGGAGACCAACGTAACGGTCACCGGTTACTATCCTGAGGACGGTACTATCACTGCCATGCGTGGGGAGGAGGAGTATTTCCGGGTCTCTGCCAAGAAGGTGATAGTCGCTACCGGGGCTCAGGAGAGGTTGATTCCGTTCCCCAACAATGATCTTCCTGGGGTTTATGGGGCCGGGGCAGTTCAGACTCTCATGAACGTCTACGGGGTGGTCCCAGGCAAGAGGGTTCTCATGGTTGGGGCTGGGAACATAGGTCTAATAGTAAGCTATCAGTTAATGCAGGCAGGAGTAGAGGTTGCGGCGGTTGTGGAGGCCATGCCGAAGGTTGGTGGGTATTGGGTTCACGCTGCTAAGATACGCCGGCTTGGTGTTCCCATATATTTAAGGCACAGCATAAAAGAGGCTCTGGGCAAGGAAGTGGTTGAAGGAGCGATCATTCAAGAGGTGGATGATCGCTGTTCTGGAATAGGGAATGAGAAGAAGATAGATTGCGACATAATATGCATGGCCGTTGGCCTTTCCCCGACCGTTGAACTGTGCTGGCAGGCGGGCTGTAAGATGAAATACGTACCCCACCTTTGTGGTTATGTCCCCCTTAGGGATAGAACCATGAGGACCAGCCACCGGGACATATGGGTTGCTGGAGACGCCTCTGGCATAGAGGAGGCCAGTGCCGCCATGGTGGAGGGAAGGATAGCTGGGTTATCCGCTGCCATGAGCCTGGGGCTCCCTTGCAATGTGGAGAAGATGGACGAGTATTGGGCGCGTCTTGGGCACCTGAGGGCCGGTGAGGTTGGAGAGAAGATCAGGGCTGGCATCAGTCAGGTTATGGTGGATGGTTGGGAGGAATAG
- the tsaB gene encoding tRNA (adenosine(37)-N6)-threonylcarbamoyltransferase complex dimerization subunit type 1 TsaB — protein MADLGRVLWIDTSCGYTTVGMTEGRRVVGEVRLDLGRSQSTHLPGMVEGLFRSLEVPMQSLDSIGVVVGPGAYTGLRVGVCYAQGLAEAIGVDMLPVPTLDALAQERTWGHSGPFISFLRAKKGLLYVAAYDDLSCGPFWGPVICEPSYLLKEVTARGIRLAKGPYCEEIELMHQVGLSVMDVPSPSIRGMVGFVESCSPSGVSPADVRLMYLREPDFGPTPCKHP, from the coding sequence ATGGCGGACTTGGGAAGGGTTCTTTGGATAGACACGTCATGTGGATATACCACAGTAGGGATGACGGAGGGCCGCAGGGTTGTGGGTGAGGTTAGGCTTGATCTTGGCCGCTCCCAATCCACCCATCTTCCCGGGATGGTGGAGGGGTTATTTCGCAGCCTAGAGGTTCCGATGCAGTCTTTGGACTCCATAGGGGTGGTGGTAGGGCCTGGGGCTTACACGGGGCTTAGGGTGGGGGTGTGTTATGCCCAAGGGTTAGCGGAGGCCATAGGCGTTGATATGCTGCCGGTACCAACTTTGGATGCTCTTGCACAGGAGCGCACCTGGGGTCATTCGGGGCCTTTCATCTCGTTCCTTCGGGCAAAGAAGGGGTTGTTGTATGTGGCGGCCTATGATGATCTGTCCTGTGGCCCTTTTTGGGGCCCTGTGATTTGTGAGCCTTCTTATTTGCTTAAGGAGGTGACGGCTAGGGGGATCAGGTTGGCCAAGGGGCCTTATTGCGAGGAGATAGAGCTGATGCATCAGGTTGGTTTATCGGTCATGGACGTACCGTCGCCATCCATTAGGGGTATGGTGGGCTTTGTCGAGTCTTGTTCGCCCTCTGGGGTCTCCCCGGCTGATGTGCGCTTGATGTATTTAAGGGAGCCTGATTTTGGTCCCACGCCTTGCAAGCACCCCTAG
- a CDS encoding (2Fe-2S)-binding protein, which translates to MSEIIKAGEVCNNEEVENRERGIVVCRCEEVTLGEIRDWIARGYDTFDELKRVLRVGMGPCQGRGCREMILREISRITGKPVAEIPAGTIRPPVKPVKLGILASGGGE; encoded by the coding sequence ATGAGCGAGATAATCAAAGCCGGAGAGGTGTGCAACAACGAAGAAGTGGAGAACCGGGAGCGGGGGATAGTGGTCTGCCGCTGTGAGGAGGTAACCCTTGGGGAGATAAGGGACTGGATTGCCCGGGGCTATGACACGTTTGATGAGCTGAAGAGAGTTCTGCGGGTAGGGATGGGGCCCTGTCAAGGCCGTGGTTGCAGGGAGATGATACTTAGAGAGATCTCTCGGATTACTGGTAAGCCTGTTGCGGAGATACCTGCTGGTACGATCCGACCGCCAGTTAAGCCCGTTAAGCTTGGCATCCTAGCCTCTGGGGGTGGAGAGTGA
- a CDS encoding (2Fe-2S)-binding protein → MHLIDQHPILDYRHGRKVKFTFDGQEMEGYEGEPIAVALHANGVRVYRITPEMKRPRGFFCAIGKCSSCFMVVNGVPNVRTCVTPLEEGMDVRTQVGKGKVSI, encoded by the coding sequence ATGCACCTTATTGACCAGCACCCCATTTTGGACTATCGCCATGGCAGGAAGGTTAAGTTTACCTTCGATGGCCAGGAGATGGAAGGTTATGAGGGGGAGCCCATTGCGGTGGCCCTTCACGCCAATGGAGTTCGTGTATACCGTATAACTCCAGAGATGAAACGCCCCCGAGGCTTTTTCTGCGCTATAGGGAAGTGCAGCAGTTGTTTCATGGTGGTTAACGGAGTGCCAAACGTTAGGACCTGCGTTACTCCTCTTGAGGAGGGGATGGACGTTAGGACTCAAGTTGGCAAGGGCAAGGTGTCCATATAA
- a CDS encoding 2-oxoacid:acceptor oxidoreductase family protein yields the protein MSDRFEIRLAGSGGQGVILAAVIVGEAAALMEEGLYSVQTQAYGPEARGGASKSEVVISRSEIDYPKASAPDLQVILTQKACDEYALDTKPGGIVIVDDFFVTDLPNLDAEVYPLPIVRTAREELGREIVTNMVALGALARALELKGLMKPESIKKAILNRVPKGTEELNARAFDAGYDMMKAKK from the coding sequence ATGAGCGATCGTTTTGAGATTCGCTTGGCTGGGTCCGGCGGCCAGGGGGTTATCTTGGCGGCTGTGATAGTAGGAGAGGCTGCCGCCCTTATGGAAGAAGGGCTTTACTCGGTTCAGACCCAGGCTTATGGTCCCGAGGCCAGGGGAGGGGCTTCCAAGTCTGAGGTGGTCATATCCAGGAGTGAGATAGACTACCCCAAGGCCAGTGCGCCGGACCTTCAGGTTATCCTTACCCAAAAGGCCTGCGATGAATACGCTTTGGACACAAAGCCAGGCGGTATAGTTATAGTGGATGATTTCTTCGTAACAGATCTTCCCAACTTGGATGCGGAGGTATACCCTCTTCCCATCGTGAGGACTGCCCGTGAGGAGCTTGGGAGGGAGATCGTTACCAACATGGTGGCTCTTGGGGCCTTGGCCAGGGCCTTGGAGCTTAAGGGGCTCATGAAGCCGGAATCCATCAAGAAGGCCATATTGAACCGGGTTCCCAAGGGCACCGAGGAGCTGAACGCAAGGGCCTTTGATGCGGGTTACGATATGATGAAGGCCAAGAAGTAG
- a CDS encoding 4Fe-4S dicluster domain-containing protein, giving the protein MTDKELLFNSGVLVEHRQGAELPPRDLWESKKNGLVIIECPQRIPCNPCNTSCPTGAVLPFEDINDTPRIDYSKCTGCAMCVAKCPGLACFVVDLTWGEEGMALMKLPYEMLPRPEKGDSVECLNRVGEVVYKSKVEAVTEPWKDKTLVVHVGVPVDLVDQVRAVRVVK; this is encoded by the coding sequence ATGACCGATAAGGAGCTCTTGTTCAACAGCGGAGTTTTGGTGGAGCATCGCCAGGGGGCAGAACTTCCCCCCAGGGATCTGTGGGAGAGCAAGAAGAACGGGCTTGTCATCATCGAATGTCCCCAGCGCATACCATGCAATCCGTGTAACACCAGTTGCCCTACCGGAGCTGTCCTTCCCTTTGAAGACATAAACGACACGCCTCGGATAGACTACTCTAAGTGTACGGGGTGTGCCATGTGCGTTGCGAAGTGCCCGGGCCTGGCTTGTTTTGTGGTGGATCTTACCTGGGGCGAAGAGGGCATGGCGTTGATGAAGCTCCCCTATGAGATGTTGCCTCGTCCCGAGAAGGGCGATTCGGTGGAGTGCCTTAACAGGGTAGGCGAGGTTGTTTATAAGAGCAAGGTAGAGGCGGTCACTGAGCCCTGGAAGGACAAGACCTTGGTGGTTCACGTGGGGGTCCCAGTGGATCTTGTGGACCAGGTTAGGGCTGTTAGGGTGGTGAAGTGA
- the rlmD gene encoding 23S rRNA (uracil(1939)-C(5))-methyltransferase RlmD, with product MELLISSVNSAGDGVARDGDFVIFVPYALPGERVRVEIGLVKKTYARARLIEVLEPSNSRVMPSCPLYGRCGGCQLQHASYGMQLKIKSMTVKDALRRIGGLSVDSVEECQASPKRFGYRNKAIVPVRRHGSGGAIGFYEPFSHRVVPLRGDCPVMSNSVNRVLEGAISFLTPRISKGILPPYGEGREPSGLIRELVVRSGERTGDVVLSLVMRGKPRGTFKAEVERLWGFMKGLGVGGVSVFCNRSDGNFVWNGSFVWEGGSRVVREVFGGLTLSYDVTSFFQVNTSQAEAMFCHVRDLVASVGADNVLELYCGVGSLTCLLAQGGHQVTAVEEWPYAVDQLRDNLEINGLSHRARPFLGAAELVIGDLDGGFDLVVLDPPRGGCDSAVIDAIAKKGIRHVIYISCNPATMSRDLRLLVDNGYSIASVRPFDMFPQTSHVECVALVERK from the coding sequence TTGGAATTGCTCATTTCTTCGGTTAATAGCGCCGGGGATGGGGTTGCAAGGGATGGTGATTTCGTCATATTTGTCCCCTACGCTCTTCCTGGGGAGAGGGTAAGGGTTGAGATCGGTCTGGTTAAGAAGACCTATGCGCGGGCTAGGCTGATTGAGGTGCTCGAGCCCTCAAACAGCAGGGTTATGCCTTCCTGCCCACTTTATGGGCGCTGTGGGGGATGTCAGCTTCAGCATGCGTCTTATGGTATGCAGCTTAAAATTAAAAGCATGACAGTCAAGGACGCCCTTCGTCGTATAGGAGGTCTTTCGGTTGATTCAGTTGAGGAGTGTCAGGCTAGTCCCAAGCGATTTGGTTATCGTAATAAGGCGATAGTCCCGGTTAGGCGTCATGGTTCTGGCGGGGCCATTGGTTTTTATGAGCCCTTTTCTCATAGGGTGGTACCCCTCAGGGGGGATTGTCCTGTGATGTCTAATTCGGTTAATAGGGTTTTGGAGGGGGCGATCAGCTTCTTGACCCCCAGGATTTCGAAGGGGATATTGCCTCCTTACGGAGAGGGCAGGGAGCCATCGGGGCTTATTCGAGAGCTGGTGGTTCGCTCTGGGGAGCGTACCGGGGATGTTGTTTTAAGCCTTGTGATGAGGGGGAAGCCCCGGGGAACGTTCAAGGCAGAGGTGGAGCGGCTGTGGGGGTTTATGAAGGGACTTGGGGTAGGAGGAGTATCGGTATTTTGCAATCGATCGGATGGTAACTTCGTTTGGAACGGTTCCTTCGTGTGGGAGGGAGGGAGCCGTGTTGTTCGGGAGGTTTTTGGCGGTTTGACCCTTTCTTACGATGTGACATCGTTTTTTCAGGTGAACACGTCCCAGGCGGAGGCCATGTTTTGCCACGTAAGAGATCTGGTGGCCTCTGTTGGGGCCGATAATGTGCTAGAGCTTTATTGTGGTGTGGGGAGTCTGACGTGTCTCTTGGCCCAGGGTGGGCATCAGGTTACTGCCGTTGAGGAGTGGCCATATGCGGTGGATCAGCTTAGGGACAATCTGGAGATCAACGGACTTTCCCATAGAGCGAGGCCTTTTTTGGGGGCGGCGGAACTGGTGATAGGTGATTTGGATGGGGGTTTTGATTTGGTGGTGTTGGACCCCCCTAGGGGAGGGTGCGACAGTGCGGTGATTGATGCTATAGCAAAAAAAGGTATAAGACACGTTATATACATTTCCTGCAATCCAGCCACCATGTCCAGGGACCTAAGGCTTCTCGTGGATAATGGGTACTCCATAGCTTCCGTGAGGCCCTTTGATATGTTCCCACAGACCAGCCACGTGGAATGTGTAGCGTTGGTAGAGCGGAAATAG
- the tsaE gene encoding tRNA (adenosine(37)-N6)-threonylcarbamoyltransferase complex ATPase subunit type 1 TsaE, translating into MIGKKVFKIQVDGLDKMEELGRALGGSLYPGLLVCLDGELGTGKTTLVQYMGMALGIRRMQSPSFILAREYDSKPPLVHVDLYRLSSDEVEGLALWEYLDDGRALLVEWASRMALGGFIDRWEIFIAYGDSLFSREISAWASSSRSWEALTAALSGFSGSVVLEELSNGKEINR; encoded by the coding sequence ATGATTGGCAAGAAGGTATTCAAGATTCAGGTGGACGGGTTGGATAAAATGGAGGAACTTGGCCGGGCTTTGGGGGGTAGCCTCTATCCCGGCCTTTTGGTTTGTTTAGATGGAGAGTTGGGGACAGGGAAGACCACCTTGGTCCAGTACATGGGGATGGCCTTGGGGATAAGGCGAATGCAAAGTCCCAGCTTTATTTTGGCAAGGGAATATGACTCCAAGCCGCCTTTGGTTCACGTGGATCTTTACAGGTTGTCGTCGGATGAGGTTGAGGGGTTGGCGCTTTGGGAGTATTTAGATGACGGGAGGGCCCTTTTGGTTGAGTGGGCTTCCCGGATGGCCCTAGGGGGGTTCATCGATCGTTGGGAAATTTTTATCGCATATGGTGATTCACTGTTTTCTCGGGAGATCAGTGCTTGGGCGTCTTCTTCAAGGTCTTGGGAGGCCTTGACTGCTGCGCTGTCTGGATTTAGTGGGTCCGTAGTTTTAGAAGAGTTGAGTAACGGGAAGGAGATAAATAGATAA
- a CDS encoding 4Fe-4S dicluster domain-containing protein, protein MAKKFSVLVNKKWCKGCGLCIAICPKKVLELDSRVKCEAARQDDCIGCRQCDNVCPDFAITVKEREENA, encoded by the coding sequence TTGGCCAAGAAGTTCTCCGTCCTGGTAAACAAGAAGTGGTGCAAGGGGTGCGGGCTTTGCATCGCCATATGCCCCAAAAAGGTTCTTGAATTGGATAGCAGGGTCAAATGCGAGGCGGCTAGACAGGATGACTGCATAGGGTGCCGTCAGTGTGACAACGTCTGCCCGGACTTCGCCATCACTGTGAAGGAGCGTGAGGAGAATGCCTAG
- a CDS encoding NAD(P)/FAD-dependent oxidoreductase, with the protein MEWKDTAEVVVIGGGVQGMSVAYNLAKFGVKDVVVLEKNSICSGSTGRCGAGIRAQWGTEMNCRLGLASLNLFEQLHEELGMDVGLNQCGYLMVAYKESEFETLKKSMALQNSLGIKTRVVSKEEAMEICPCLSADDAVGFTFHERDGHADPFLTTFAYQEAAKRLGVKVFKFTEVTGIRVESDRIAGVETSRGFISTRAVVNCAGPYAQFIAAMAGIKIPNYSERHEILITEPVEFGVCPPMLMSFSGNYYIQQRPHGSIIGGCSPEGHPEDYENKASADFLEHMSKTFVKVLPKTKGIRVVRQWSGMYNMTPDKQPELGETDVKGFYLSTGYSGHGFMFAPISGQLIAELYTKGTTSIDISMLSYKRFERGELILEPAVV; encoded by the coding sequence ATGGAGTGGAAGGATACCGCTGAGGTTGTTGTCATCGGCGGTGGGGTTCAGGGCATGTCTGTGGCCTACAACCTCGCCAAGTTTGGGGTTAAGGACGTGGTGGTCCTGGAGAAGAACAGCATCTGCTCCGGTTCCACCGGGCGTTGTGGGGCGGGAATAAGGGCTCAGTGGGGAACCGAGATGAACTGCCGTCTTGGTTTGGCTTCTCTTAACCTGTTTGAGCAGCTTCACGAAGAGCTTGGTATGGATGTTGGATTGAACCAGTGTGGTTACCTCATGGTGGCTTATAAGGAGAGCGAGTTTGAGACGTTGAAGAAAAGCATGGCTCTCCAGAACAGCTTGGGCATAAAGACTAGGGTGGTTTCCAAGGAAGAGGCCATGGAGATATGTCCTTGCCTTTCTGCGGATGATGCGGTTGGTTTTACCTTCCACGAAAGGGATGGTCATGCTGACCCGTTCCTCACCACCTTTGCCTATCAGGAGGCGGCGAAGCGCCTGGGGGTTAAGGTCTTTAAGTTCACCGAGGTCACCGGGATCCGAGTTGAGTCTGACAGGATAGCGGGCGTGGAGACTAGCCGTGGGTTCATATCCACCAGGGCGGTGGTCAACTGTGCGGGGCCCTATGCTCAGTTTATAGCCGCCATGGCGGGCATAAAGATACCGAACTATTCGGAGAGGCACGAGATATTGATCACCGAGCCCGTGGAGTTCGGGGTATGCCCCCCTATGCTCATGAGCTTCTCTGGGAACTACTACATTCAGCAGCGTCCCCATGGTTCCATCATAGGCGGATGCAGCCCTGAGGGGCATCCCGAGGACTACGAGAATAAGGCTTCTGCGGACTTCCTTGAGCACATGTCTAAGACCTTCGTCAAGGTCCTCCCGAAGACAAAGGGGATCAGGGTGGTTCGTCAGTGGTCTGGTATGTACAACATGACCCCGGACAAGCAGCCGGAGCTGGGAGAGACGGACGTCAAGGGCTTTTACCTGTCTACCGGATACTCGGGGCATGGTTTTATGTTTGCCCCAATATCGGGTCAGCTCATAGCGGAGTTGTACACCAAGGGTACTACGTCGATAGACATCTCCATGCTTAGCTATAAGCGATTTGAGAGGGGCGAGCTGATACTGGAGCCTGCGGTGGTGTAG
- a CDS encoding 2-oxoacid:acceptor oxidoreductase subunit alpha, translating to MPRVEFWQGNKAIAMGGIAAGCRFFGGYPITPSTEIAEVMAEELPLRGGKFIQMEDEIAGIAASIGAALTGVKAMTATSGPGFSLKQENLGYAYMAEIPLVVVDVMRGGPSTGLPTKVSQADVMQARWGTHGDHGTIAYAPSSVQESFDLTVTAFNMAERFRQPVLVMTDEVVGHMREKIVVPDKVDTVDRKRPTVSPDQFVPYRADDDDVPPMAAFGDGYRWHVTGLTSNEWGFPTNNAEDIDKKATRIIRKVDRFRDQIVSYSHEGLEDAEVLVLSYGCVSRSALRAVRELRARGVKVGHFRPITIWPFPDKELRSLASHIKKVIVPELNAGQMVLEVERVMGRYSEVISKTLINGELFKPAQIMAAVEEVA from the coding sequence ATGCCTAGGGTCGAGTTTTGGCAGGGCAACAAGGCTATAGCCATGGGAGGCATAGCCGCTGGGTGCCGTTTCTTTGGCGGGTATCCGATAACCCCTTCAACGGAGATAGCAGAGGTGATGGCGGAGGAACTGCCCTTGAGGGGTGGTAAGTTCATCCAGATGGAGGACGAGATAGCCGGGATAGCGGCTTCCATTGGGGCGGCTCTTACCGGTGTTAAGGCCATGACTGCCACCTCTGGGCCTGGTTTCTCCCTTAAGCAGGAGAACTTGGGTTACGCGTACATGGCGGAGATCCCCTTGGTGGTGGTCGATGTTATGAGGGGAGGCCCCTCGACCGGCCTTCCCACTAAGGTATCTCAGGCGGATGTCATGCAGGCCCGTTGGGGGACCCACGGAGACCATGGCACCATAGCCTATGCTCCTTCCTCCGTCCAGGAGAGCTTCGATCTTACCGTGACCGCTTTTAACATGGCGGAGCGGTTCCGTCAGCCTGTTCTTGTGATGACCGATGAAGTCGTGGGGCACATGAGAGAGAAGATAGTGGTCCCTGATAAGGTGGATACTGTTGATAGGAAGCGTCCTACGGTGTCCCCCGATCAGTTTGTCCCCTACAGAGCCGATGATGACGACGTGCCCCCGATGGCGGCATTTGGAGACGGTTACCGCTGGCACGTTACCGGCCTTACCAGCAACGAGTGGGGATTCCCCACCAACAACGCTGAGGATATCGACAAGAAGGCCACCAGGATAATACGAAAGGTGGATCGTTTTAGAGATCAGATAGTTTCCTACTCTCATGAGGGTCTTGAGGATGCGGAGGTTTTAGTCCTTTCTTACGGTTGTGTTAGCCGTTCTGCCTTGAGGGCCGTTAGGGAACTTAGGGCCAGGGGTGTGAAGGTTGGACACTTCAGGCCCATAACCATATGGCCCTTCCCGGACAAGGAGCTTAGATCCCTTGCTTCTCACATAAAGAAGGTTATTGTCCCGGAGCTCAATGCTGGACAGATGGTTCTTGAGGTTGAGAGGGTTATGGGTAGGTACTCGGAGGTAATATCCAAGACCCTTATAAATGGTGAGCTCTTTAAGCCGGCCCAGATAATGGCCGCCGTCGAGGAGGTGGCGTAG
- a CDS encoding 2-oxoacid:ferredoxin oxidoreductase subunit beta: MPREDVMKWIRSQFMPHIWCPGCGHGIVMHALLRALADLGKDPTKTVLSSGIGCSSRLPGYVNACTLHTTHGRSLSFATGVKLANPELTVVNVMGDGDCSAIGGNHFIHACRRNIGITAIVMNNNIYGMTGGQASPTTPEGAFASTTPYGAVDPSFDLCKLAIGAGATFVARATIAQPQLCETLIKKAIQNDGFSVVEVVTHCHTQFGRKNKRSRPIDNFNFFKDHSVMKAKADSMSPEELKDKIVIGELFSAEGEEYTKKYQQLIDRVRG; the protein is encoded by the coding sequence ATGCCTCGGGAGGATGTTATGAAGTGGATCCGCAGTCAGTTCATGCCCCATATATGGTGCCCCGGCTGTGGTCATGGGATAGTGATGCATGCGCTGTTGCGGGCCCTTGCTGACTTGGGCAAAGATCCCACCAAGACTGTTCTTTCCTCTGGGATAGGTTGTTCCAGCCGGCTTCCCGGTTATGTAAACGCCTGCACTCTTCATACTACCCATGGGCGGTCTTTGAGCTTTGCCACGGGTGTTAAGCTGGCCAACCCAGAGTTGACGGTGGTTAACGTGATGGGGGATGGAGATTGTTCCGCAATAGGGGGCAACCACTTCATCCATGCCTGCCGTCGTAACATAGGGATAACCGCCATCGTCATGAACAACAATATCTATGGGATGACAGGTGGGCAGGCTTCTCCTACCACCCCGGAGGGGGCTTTTGCCTCTACTACCCCTTATGGGGCTGTTGATCCTTCTTTTGATCTTTGTAAGCTGGCCATAGGGGCGGGAGCCACGTTTGTGGCCCGGGCTACTATCGCGCAACCCCAGCTCTGTGAGACCCTCATAAAGAAGGCCATACAGAACGACGGGTTTTCGGTGGTAGAGGTGGTCACCCACTGTCACACCCAGTTTGGCCGCAAGAACAAGCGGAGCCGTCCGATCGACAACTTCAATTTCTTCAAGGATCACAGCGTTATGAAGGCTAAGGCGGATTCCATGTCCCCGGAGGAGCTGAAGGATAAGATAGTGATAGGCGAGCTCTTCAGCGCCGAGGGGGAGGAGTACACCAAGAAGTATCAGCAGCTCATAGATCGGGTAAGGGGGTAG